A single window of Halobacillus naozhouensis DNA harbors:
- a CDS encoding potassium channel family protein, whose product MLILRKIILKMVKVNNYVLFMSSALLVILSSFLIVYVEKDTFPTVFDGFWWVMTTVTTVGYGDYYPVTAAGRGIAIFLYVFGIGLIGIVIGKIIDILAVFRRKRVEGDIMFKGKDHFIIVGWSQKARFAVNEMVDTYKNVEIIIIDELDEAPVLTENIHYIKGNASELYILEKASITNARSVVIFADDSLSGDQVIDGKTLLIASTIESVAPDVHTVVEVMEQKHIKNFQHASVDEFIISNETISSLAVRSAFSKGVSNLYNQLLRRSVGDDLYRIPIRSSWSTYRDAFQALIDEGATLIADRSDLTINRKLDEKLPPQAELYAVCDDFTYQKIMKKGGSL is encoded by the coding sequence AATTTTATCCTCTTTTCTTATCGTCTATGTGGAAAAAGATACGTTTCCTACTGTTTTCGATGGTTTCTGGTGGGTGATGACGACCGTAACCACAGTAGGGTATGGTGATTATTATCCTGTAACCGCTGCTGGTCGTGGTATCGCCATATTTTTATACGTATTCGGAATCGGTTTGATCGGAATCGTGATAGGTAAAATTATTGATATACTTGCTGTATTTAGGAGAAAACGGGTGGAGGGTGATATTATGTTTAAAGGTAAAGATCATTTTATTATTGTTGGATGGTCACAAAAAGCACGCTTTGCCGTCAATGAAATGGTGGATACATATAAGAATGTAGAAATTATTATAATTGACGAGCTAGATGAAGCTCCTGTATTAACCGAGAACATTCACTACATAAAAGGAAATGCTTCAGAACTCTACATTTTAGAAAAAGCTTCTATAACCAATGCCCGTTCGGTTGTAATATTTGCAGATGATAGCTTATCAGGCGATCAAGTGATCGATGGCAAAACCCTTTTGATTGCTTCCACCATTGAATCTGTTGCTCCTGATGTTCATACTGTTGTTGAAGTTATGGAACAAAAACATATCAAGAACTTTCAACATGCTAGTGTGGATGAATTTATTATTTCAAATGAAACCATCTCCTCTCTTGCAGTGCGATCAGCCTTTAGTAAAGGGGTTTCAAATCTTTATAACCAACTTTTGAGACGTTCCGTTGGGGATGATCTTTATCGAATCCCCATTCGTTCCTCATGGAGTACCTATCGAGATGCATTTCAAGCGTTAATTGATGAAGGAGCAACGCTGATCGCAGACAGAAGTGACCTCACAATTAATCGCAAACTTGATGAGAAACTGCCACCCCAAGCTGAGCTGTATGCCGTCTGTGATGACTTTACTTATCAAAAGATTATGAAAAAGGGAGGATCTCTATGA
- the pepV gene encoding dipeptidase PepV, with translation MNFTLLSQQYEPEFIEKTMKLIRIPSVYKSDEGYPYGEPIDQALQTMLKLAEDDGFKTKNVESHAGHIEFGQGEEILGILGHLDVVPAEEGWDTDPFSPVIKDGNLYGRGAQDDKGPIMAAYIAMKLLKDQGFQPNRRVRLILGTDEERDWQGIKHYFTHESMPEFGFSPDASFPVINAEKGLIDTYVTIPIQDREGEDFELLTLESGGRLNMVPSRAKASVKTTASLSESFQSFLEAKEIKGKMNKHDGEVTLSIEGISAHGSRPEKGKNAALLMLEYLQQLPFSKEQGTILTKLSNGLYDYSGETIGLKCADNSGALTLNVGSISWVKGDKCQVGINTRYPVTVDGETVINKLSQFAKETGGTLELYDHLPALYIEAKHPYVQTLLSIYNRATNEEENVQSIGGATYARSLSSGVAFGALFKDSPDTAHQENEHVRIKDMVKAIAIYAESIYQLTK, from the coding sequence ATGAATTTTACTTTATTAAGCCAGCAATATGAACCAGAATTTATTGAAAAGACCATGAAACTAATCCGTATCCCCAGTGTTTATAAATCAGACGAGGGATATCCCTATGGTGAACCCATTGATCAAGCTCTTCAAACTATGTTGAAATTAGCTGAGGATGACGGTTTTAAAACAAAGAATGTTGAAAGCCATGCCGGTCATATTGAATTTGGCCAGGGGGAAGAAATTCTTGGTATTCTCGGTCATCTGGATGTCGTGCCTGCGGAAGAAGGGTGGGACACTGATCCCTTTTCACCGGTAATAAAAGATGGGAACCTTTATGGGAGAGGGGCCCAGGATGATAAAGGGCCTATAATGGCTGCTTATATCGCCATGAAACTTCTAAAGGATCAGGGGTTTCAGCCTAATAGGCGTGTACGCCTTATCCTTGGAACGGATGAAGAAAGGGACTGGCAGGGCATTAAACATTATTTTACGCACGAATCTATGCCCGAATTTGGTTTCTCCCCGGATGCTTCTTTCCCGGTTATTAATGCAGAAAAAGGATTAATAGATACTTATGTTACGATCCCTATCCAAGATAGGGAAGGGGAAGATTTTGAGCTATTAACGCTGGAAAGTGGGGGTCGCCTTAATATGGTTCCTTCCCGAGCGAAGGCCAGTGTTAAAACGACCGCCAGCTTAAGTGAGTCGTTCCAATCTTTTCTGGAAGCGAAAGAAATAAAGGGGAAGATGAACAAACACGATGGAGAAGTAACCTTAAGCATTGAGGGTATTTCTGCTCATGGAAGCAGACCAGAAAAAGGAAAAAATGCTGCCCTTCTTATGCTGGAGTATCTGCAACAACTTCCTTTTTCAAAAGAGCAGGGCACAATTCTTACCAAATTATCCAACGGGTTATATGATTACTCTGGGGAAACAATAGGATTAAAATGTGCTGATAATTCTGGTGCTTTAACACTTAACGTCGGCTCCATAAGCTGGGTTAAAGGAGACAAGTGTCAGGTGGGGATCAATACGCGTTACCCAGTCACGGTCGATGGGGAAACTGTTATAAACAAATTATCACAGTTCGCTAAGGAAACAGGAGGGACCTTGGAGTTATACGATCATTTGCCCGCTCTTTATATAGAAGCGAAGCATCCTTATGTCCAAACATTACTATCTATTTATAACAGAGCTACAAACGAAGAAGAGAACGTCCAGTCAATTGGCGGAGCTACTTATGCCCGATCACTTTCGTCCGGTGTGGCTTTTGGAGCTTTATTTAAAGACAGTCCTGATACAGCCCATCAGGAAAATGAGCACGTTCGCATCAAGGATATGGTGAAGGCGATCGCTATTTACGCTGAATCCATTTATCAATTAAC